The following is a genomic window from Chryseobacterium sp. StRB126.
TGTTTTCCTGTCTGAATTTTTAGGAAGGAAAGCTGAAACACCCAACTTGACCATATATCCTAAAATGGATGTTTTATAATGGGAAGACAAAATAATGATCTTAAGATCGGGATATTTTTCTTTGAGAATTTCTACCAGTTCAAAACCATTCATTGGCTTCATCTGAACGTCTACCAGTGCTATATCAGGAAATTCTTGTTCTGAAAGTTTTCCAAGATACTCTATAAAATCGGGTCCGTTATCTGCAGTAACGCATACGGATATATTTTTTTCATTGGACAGCAGCATTTTTACCCCTTCAAGGATCAGCTGTTCATCATCAATTAGTGCTATTTTGATTTGGGAACTCATGATGTTTCGGAATTTTAATGATTAAACGACTTCCTTTATTTAAAAAAGATTTTTTCCATTTATGAACAGCATTCATCGATTTGATCCTGGATTCAATGTTTTTGATTCCCATACCTTTTGCTACTTCTTCATACTCAAATCCCTGACCGTTATCTGAAATAACAACTGCCATATTTTTCTGATAATCTTTTATATAAATCCACAAATCTGTGGCATTAGAATGCTTGATTACGTTGGTAGTAAATTCCTGAATTATACGATACAGCTGTACTTCCACGAAGATATCTTTCTTTTCATATCCGGACATCACCTGCAGGGAAATATTAATCTTATGGGAAAGGTTAGCAATAAGTTCCTCAGCATACAAAACCAGTCCCACCGATTCTAAATTCACAGGATATAATGAATGAGAAATACTTCTGGCAGCATCAACAAGTGAAGACATCTGGCTGTGGATATTTTTTTTAATCAGCTCATCACCTTTTGTATCCAGGTTATTGAGCCACAAGGAAAGAATATTAAGTCTGTTTCCTATATCATCATGAATCATCACAGCAATTCTTCTCCGTTCTTCTTCCTGAGCTTTGATGTTTTCCAATGCCAGCTTTTTCTGATGAAGAACTTCTGCTTCATGCTGCCTATTTTTTTCCTTTATAATCCTGCTTATAAAAGCTCTGTAAGCGAGTATTATAAAAGAAACTATAATTGCTATTGTAACAATTATAAGAATCAAAAGGTTGATATTTAAGGTTACTTCTTTAATCGGATGAAGGTATATAAAAGTGAACAGTACAGAATACTGGAAAAAATATTATTGGCTGTGAAAAGAATATAATAATTGTTTTCTGAAAGGTTAACAATCTGATGCTGAATAATGAAAATGAATACTGAAACAGAATAATAGAAAAAAATACTGGCATCTACCCAAAGAAAACGGTTCTGAGCAGATGTTTTTTTGATTTCATCAATCAGCGTTACTCCGGATAAACAAATGATGATGATATTGGAAATAACTTTTGCTATATCAGCATTAGCAGGCTCATTAAAACCGTATTTTGAGATCATAAAACCCACTGCAATTGAAGCTCCTAACCCTAAAAGATACTTAGGCCAATCCAATTTTCTGATGAACAGACCTGTCAGTAAAAAAAACTCTCCGGCAATATAGAACGGATAAATAAATGAAGTATCATCAAGTTTGAAAATATAAGGCAAAGCCAGATTCAGCAGTTC
Proteins encoded in this region:
- a CDS encoding response regulator transcription factor: MSSQIKIALIDDEQLILEGVKMLLSNEKNISVCVTADNGPDFIEYLGKLSEQEFPDIALVDVQMKPMNGFELVEILKEKYPDLKIIILSSHYKTSILGYMVKLGVSAFLPKNSDRKTFIDAITMVDKNGVFFTAEDHQMLFTYMNSSAKKNSLFETEDELSEREKDVVKLICQEFTNNEIGEKLFISPRTVESHRQRILEKIGAKNTVGIVIYAIVNNIYSLDKI
- a CDS encoding sensor histidine kinase; amino-acid sequence: MILIIVTIAIIVSFIILAYRAFISRIIKEKNRQHEAEVLHQKKLALENIKAQEEERRRIAVMIHDDIGNRLNILSLWLNNLDTKGDELIKKNIHSQMSSLVDAARSISHSLYPVNLESVGLVLYAEELIANLSHKINISLQVMSGYEKKDIFVEVQLYRIIQEFTTNVIKHSNATDLWIYIKDYQKNMAVVISDNGQGFEYEEVAKGMGIKNIESRIKSMNAVHKWKKSFLNKGSRLIIKIPKHHEFPNQNSTN